The following are encoded in a window of Halorubrum sp. PV6 genomic DNA:
- a CDS encoding RND family transporter codes for MNAGKQIQDGLEHAGRYAAQNQVKTIAVVLVTALLAVGVGVAGIQMSMGMTLYIEDDSQTATDWETLKDDFETGNNVFVIVESSELHDPETIRAIDRLDRRYAENIDETTTVTSIADVVSQGNGGELPQTEAEVERAIDRVRAQGPESAAMVDRLEPKPGTTIILASYGAVDTFDRGAFLPQRDSDIIYDRVRTETALAPLPPGVTTTITGQPVFENAAFGLMLPEMITLFAGAFALIFTVVYLVMRAKVERGWHVFLPLGTALVALSYMIGAMGVFGFDFNAIMLGVMPIALGLGIDYGLQIHSRYVEEREAGCSPETAAAVATRTTGRALLIAMGATVIGLGSLLVSSVPPVQQFGITSAIAVLASMALSVTLLPALLVRFDRDGYTQQDSTDSAPASKDWLEASTERFTSVVTGGRPLLTLLVALLLVTGGAYAYPQVEPNQEMMDFWPQDLDAKNDMDRLSDTVDSPKVMYVSVSTERAYSPETFRELARYQRLMLTNDRVNAVQSPVLAVQAANDGSIPKTRNQLDATLTQQTGSGMMAVRDPTETPSRVLLTFYVDDVEGEAVRTLIDEFEGNADLALTGAHDVRVTGKPVLNRNVIENVTAGLTPMTIISFALGFVFLSLAFRSVRVSGIIVVSVAGSAALLVAGGMYLLSVPWNPLTITMSSLTLGIGVTYGIHIYERFVFETETHGRPPLGAAATSVAKLSRPIIGSSFTTIFGFGILVASRFPVLANFGVTTVLAIGLSLATAFGILPAVLTLRSSVSKSETTTEQTHEAD; via the coding sequence ATGAACGCCGGAAAACAGATCCAAGACGGTCTTGAACACGCGGGCCGATACGCTGCGCAAAATCAGGTCAAGACGATTGCCGTTGTCCTCGTGACGGCGCTGCTCGCCGTCGGCGTCGGGGTCGCAGGGATCCAGATGAGTATGGGGATGACCCTTTATATCGAGGACGACTCCCAGACAGCAACCGATTGGGAGACGCTAAAAGATGACTTCGAGACGGGAAACAACGTGTTCGTCATCGTCGAATCGAGCGAGCTTCACGACCCTGAGACGATCAGAGCGATCGACAGGCTCGACAGACGATACGCAGAAAACATCGACGAAACGACCACAGTTACCTCTATAGCAGATGTCGTCAGCCAAGGGAACGGTGGCGAGCTACCGCAAACGGAAGCGGAAGTCGAACGGGCGATTGACAGAGTACGCGCGCAGGGGCCGGAGTCGGCCGCAATGGTCGATCGCCTCGAACCCAAGCCCGGCACAACCATCATCCTCGCGAGCTATGGCGCTGTCGACACGTTCGACAGGGGGGCGTTCCTCCCACAGCGCGACTCCGACATCATCTACGACAGGGTGCGAACGGAAACTGCTCTTGCGCCGTTACCGCCCGGCGTGACGACGACAATCACGGGACAACCGGTCTTCGAGAACGCCGCGTTTGGGCTCATGTTGCCCGAGATGATCACGCTGTTCGCTGGGGCGTTCGCGCTGATTTTCACCGTGGTGTACCTTGTTATGCGCGCGAAGGTGGAGCGCGGGTGGCACGTCTTCCTTCCCCTTGGCACAGCGCTGGTCGCGCTGTCATACATGATCGGTGCGATGGGTGTATTCGGGTTCGATTTTAACGCGATCATGCTCGGCGTCATGCCCATCGCGCTCGGATTGGGAATCGATTACGGGCTACAGATTCACTCGCGGTACGTCGAGGAACGCGAGGCCGGGTGTTCGCCAGAGACTGCTGCAGCAGTCGCCACGCGGACCACCGGCCGCGCGCTGCTCATCGCTATGGGTGCGACCGTAATCGGACTGGGATCACTTCTGGTGTCTAGCGTTCCCCCTGTTCAACAGTTCGGTATAACCAGCGCAATCGCCGTGTTGGCGTCGATGGCACTATCGGTCACGCTCCTTCCTGCGCTGCTCGTTCGCTTCGACCGCGACGGATACACGCAACAGGATTCGACTGACTCGGCACCGGCGTCGAAAGACTGGCTCGAGGCGAGCACCGAGCGATTCACCAGCGTTGTCACCGGGGGACGACCGCTTTTGACGCTGTTGGTCGCCCTCCTGTTGGTCACCGGCGGGGCGTACGCGTACCCACAGGTGGAACCGAATCAAGAAATGATGGACTTCTGGCCGCAGGATCTTGACGCGAAGAACGACATGGATCGGCTGTCTGACACCGTCGACAGCCCAAAAGTGATGTACGTCAGCGTGAGCACCGAGCGTGCGTACTCGCCGGAGACGTTCCGAGAGTTGGCTAGATACCAACGACTTATGCTCACAAACGACCGGGTAAATGCGGTTCAGAGTCCCGTTTTGGCCGTCCAGGCGGCCAACGACGGTTCGATACCTAAAACTCGTAACCAACTTGACGCGACGCTGACACAGCAGACTGGATCGGGGATGATGGCCGTTCGAGACCCGACAGAGACTCCGTCACGCGTACTCCTGACGTTCTACGTTGACGACGTGGAAGGCGAGGCGGTCCGGACGCTGATCGACGAGTTCGAAGGAAACGCAGACCTCGCACTGACCGGCGCTCACGATGTCCGTGTCACCGGCAAACCAGTTCTTAACCGGAACGTGATCGAGAACGTCACGGCAGGACTGACACCGATGACGATTATCTCCTTCGCGCTCGGGTTTGTGTTCCTGTCGCTCGCGTTCCGGTCGGTCCGGGTGTCCGGAATTATCGTCGTCAGCGTCGCCGGGAGCGCGGCACTTCTCGTCGCCGGGGGAATGTACCTACTTTCCGTCCCGTGGAATCCCCTCACAATCACGATGTCGTCACTCACGCTCGGGATTGGCGTGACATACGGGATCCATATCTACGAGCGGTTCGTCTTCGAGACGGAGACGCACGGTCGACCGCCACTCGGAGCCGCGGCGACGTCGGTTGCCAAGCTATCTCGGCCGATTATTGGATCCAGTTTCACGACGATCTTCGGGTTCGGTATCCTCGTCGCCTCGCGATTCCCGGTCCTCGCGAACTTCGGGGTGACGACCGTGTTGGCGATCGGGCTGTCGCTCGCAACTGCCTTCGGGATCCTTCCTGCTGTATTGACGCTCAGATCGTCTGTCTCAAAGAGCGAAACCACCACTGAGCAAACTCACGAAGCCGATTGA
- a CDS encoding COG1361 S-layer family protein, producing the protein MKHDSAGVIRKAAVAGVVLLLIGSMGIGVSGSAAERFSSESVPELDATVTGSNVVTPGETTTMTIAIQNRHDGVTNSDRAIEDVSRVVQAHGVQIGAATGTTVTYDDDELPLNVKMGKQSVGTVRTGSITRVPLTVEVNESAEPGTYTVPMDLEFSYIRDMFVDSDDYTVNRNTGTEETSVTIRIEPDGQLAVVDVSSNGLYKNAEGEVAVTVRNTGNEAMSNARLSMVGSEHFEPQSNRAALGTVAPGDTRNATFQAVVRGVEFAESYAVGFRAAYEDANGQPSESMVRYGNVDVAHGPQYNVSVESRSLYVDSTGAARVTVTNTGDVAATNARVFAEPSRPFAPLSNGGQLKTLEPGESATTEIKMEVSDRALAQSYALPIVVAHDDDFGNTVRSDTLTGNVSVGPERQFVVVDTARIEAGATERIELTVKNTGESAFEDATVRINADSPFETDDDTAYVGKLSPGEQATVSYTLTAGEAATPKAYTLDTTVKYDNPFDETVVSDVQPATVEVTESSGPSTPLVLTAVGVPVFLVAGVIFKRDQLRQYLR; encoded by the coding sequence ATGAAACACGACTCAGCTGGGGTTATCCGTAAGGCAGCCGTCGCGGGAGTTGTGCTGTTACTAATTGGCTCGATGGGAATCGGTGTCTCGGGATCGGCCGCAGAGCGTTTCAGCTCAGAGTCAGTTCCCGAGCTCGATGCGACAGTCACCGGAAGCAACGTCGTGACGCCGGGCGAGACCACGACGATGACGATCGCGATTCAGAACCGTCACGACGGAGTCACCAACTCTGATCGGGCAATAGAAGACGTCTCGCGGGTCGTGCAGGCACACGGAGTCCAAATCGGCGCCGCAACCGGGACGACGGTCACGTACGACGACGACGAACTTCCACTTAATGTCAAGATGGGAAAACAGAGCGTCGGTACAGTGCGGACCGGCAGCATCACGCGAGTCCCGCTGACCGTCGAAGTAAACGAGTCGGCTGAACCGGGAACTTACACAGTGCCGATGGATCTTGAGTTTTCGTACATCCGGGACATGTTCGTCGACAGCGACGATTACACTGTTAACCGGAACACCGGGACTGAGGAGACAAGCGTCACGATTCGCATTGAGCCGGACGGTCAGCTTGCTGTCGTCGACGTCAGCAGCAACGGGTTGTATAAGAATGCTGAGGGTGAGGTGGCGGTGACGGTACGCAATACCGGTAACGAGGCGATGTCCAACGCGAGGCTTTCCATGGTCGGTTCGGAGCATTTCGAGCCGCAGAGTAACCGAGCGGCACTCGGTACCGTCGCCCCCGGTGACACGCGTAACGCCACCTTCCAAGCTGTCGTCCGTGGAGTCGAGTTCGCCGAATCGTACGCCGTCGGATTCCGGGCCGCCTATGAGGACGCGAACGGACAGCCGAGCGAATCGATGGTCCGGTACGGAAACGTCGACGTGGCTCACGGCCCGCAGTACAATGTGTCAGTCGAGTCGCGTTCGCTGTATGTCGATTCGACCGGGGCGGCACGGGTTACTGTGACGAACACCGGCGACGTCGCCGCAACGAACGCTCGCGTGTTCGCTGAGCCAAGTCGCCCGTTCGCTCCACTGTCAAACGGCGGACAACTCAAGACACTCGAACCCGGCGAATCGGCGACCACAGAGATCAAGATGGAGGTCTCAGACCGCGCGCTCGCGCAGTCGTACGCGCTCCCGATAGTCGTCGCCCACGACGACGACTTTGGAAACACCGTCCGCAGCGACACGCTGACCGGGAACGTCTCGGTCGGCCCAGAGCGGCAGTTCGTTGTGGTCGACACCGCCCGGATCGAGGCGGGCGCGACCGAGCGAATCGAGCTGACCGTCAAGAATACTGGCGAGAGCGCGTTCGAGGACGCGACCGTTCGAATCAACGCAGACTCGCCGTTCGAGACCGACGACGACACAGCGTACGTCGGTAAGCTGTCACCGGGTGAGCAGGCGACCGTCTCGTACACCCTTACTGCAGGCGAGGCGGCGACGCCGAAGGCGTACACTCTCGACACAACGGTTAAGTACGACAACCCGTTCGACGAGACGGTCGTCTCCGACGTCCAGCCGGCCACAGTCGAAGTGACCGAATCGAGTGGTCCCTCGACTCCACTCGTGTTGACGGCAGTCGGCGTGCCGGTATTTCTCGTGGCGGGAGTCATCTTCAAGCGCGATCAACTACGCCAGTACCTCCGATAG
- a CDS encoding SDR family NAD(P)-dependent oxidoreductase, which translates to MTQSPQDGQLEIELTDDVAVVTGGDRGIGAAIAAELADLGATVYAGARDTADITATNQYAVKLDVSDDEEIDSAIDRIAEEHGSLDILVNNGGVFFRSGPLREMKRADCYHVGFTTSLKAGVFAF; encoded by the coding sequence ATGACACAGTCACCTCAGGACGGACAGCTTGAAATCGAGTTGACCGACGATGTTGCGGTTGTCACCGGGGGAGATCGCGGAATTGGTGCCGCAATCGCTGCCGAACTCGCAGACTTGGGCGCAACCGTGTATGCAGGTGCCAGAGATACTGCTGATATCACTGCAACCAACCAGTATGCAGTCAAATTGGATGTCTCTGATGATGAAGAAATTGACTCAGCAATCGATCGAATTGCCGAGGAACACGGGTCACTGGATATCCTTGTGAACAATGGTGGTGTCTTCTTTCGATCGGGACCACTTCGCGAAATGAAACGGGCAGATTGTTACCATGTCGGCTTCACCACCTCTTTAAAAGCGGGTGTATTCGCCTTCTAG
- a CDS encoding ParA family protein — MLSYTVYSEAGGVGKTSLTANIARAHARAGLDVLVIPLDPQDGNLSRLFNVDDDRSNSSADSLVRHLVDNPGGNFDDLIRTAEGIDIIPEHNTLSDLADHLAREKSRAEDFGDAYNIYAQLRRVLAENDIPDRYDVLICDPPATESDHLYNAIYATRNLLIPFEPSAKGEASVEGLEELATNFANELNIDVGVLGAVPIEFKGTKDQKEILEEVPFEVPEVIGDRTSMMEGCWRHQCSAFEFVQRHRSRRRDYEVETLAKFDRIARFLETQGRITAPSPPEPGTLDDREEVTV, encoded by the coding sequence ATGCTCTCATACACGGTCTACAGCGAGGCCGGCGGAGTTGGGAAGACGTCGCTGACCGCGAACATTGCGCGTGCACACGCACGAGCAGGGCTTGATGTACTGGTAATCCCGCTTGACCCACAGGATGGAAATCTAAGTCGACTGTTCAATGTTGACGACGATCGAAGTAATTCGTCTGCGGATAGCCTTGTGCGACATCTTGTCGATAACCCTGGTGGCAATTTTGATGATCTCATTCGAACAGCAGAAGGGATCGACATCATTCCAGAACACAACACGCTCTCAGATCTCGCAGACCACCTAGCACGCGAGAAGAGCCGCGCAGAGGACTTTGGTGATGCGTACAACATCTACGCGCAGCTCCGGCGTGTGCTCGCTGAAAATGATATCCCAGACCGATATGACGTTCTTATTTGTGACCCGCCAGCAACAGAGTCGGATCACCTCTATAACGCGATTTACGCGACGCGGAACCTCCTCATTCCCTTCGAGCCGTCGGCGAAGGGAGAAGCATCTGTTGAGGGATTAGAAGAGTTGGCCACGAACTTCGCGAATGAACTCAATATCGACGTAGGCGTCCTTGGAGCCGTTCCGATCGAGTTCAAGGGAACGAAAGATCAAAAAGAGATCCTCGAAGAAGTGCCGTTTGAGGTACCAGAGGTAATCGGGGACCGAACGTCGATGATGGAAGGGTGCTGGCGACACCAGTGTAGTGCGTTCGAATTTGTCCAGCGCCACCGAAGCCGGCGACGAGATTACGAAGTCGAGACGCTTGCAAAGTTTGACCGGATAGCCCGATTCCTCGAGACACAAGGAAGAATTACAGCCCCCTCACCTCCGGAGCCGGGGACGTTAGATGACCGTGAGGAGGTGACCGTCTAA
- a CDS encoding site-specific integrase: protein MAPPADGPQPREMTGDTPLDEPLPNFLDAKAKTIEETDLAEDETQRSGNYVQALERVVPDWIEWMDRRGVTTLEALDSRHLARYAGHLARRVNARQANGDAEGITPATAWNYYSLVSAYLHYCQQWEYIAENPADTDRAKDEMPDRPTTDSGQQQFWSQQQREAIVSYVDERAHDAIDADPRSREALTAARDRALVYVLGFSGVRGAEILAASRDDRRTGITWADIDTDQEILTVLGKSQKVEKAPLTDRPVGALRRWQKLLAPPADTWPVFPSFHLASLREAARSQLQNRGVDPGTIDTVTSFSTAELVDAFRERELTPPALTTEGGRYTLKKLSQEAAVDCSADSKDYLTLHGARRGVGEAYYDEAGFSDAQRVLRHEDPSTTSKMYAHKEASELSDVGSEIFSSEE, encoded by the coding sequence ATGGCACCGCCAGCTGACGGCCCTCAACCCAGGGAAATGACCGGCGATACACCACTCGACGAGCCGCTGCCGAATTTCCTTGACGCCAAGGCGAAGACGATCGAAGAGACAGATTTAGCTGAAGACGAGACCCAGCGCTCAGGGAATTACGTTCAAGCGCTCGAACGCGTCGTCCCGGACTGGATAGAGTGGATGGACCGTCGCGGGGTAACCACCCTCGAAGCGCTCGACAGCCGGCATCTCGCCCGATATGCTGGTCACCTCGCCCGGCGCGTGAACGCTCGACAGGCAAACGGTGATGCCGAGGGGATCACACCCGCTACTGCGTGGAACTACTACTCGCTCGTCTCTGCGTATCTCCATTATTGTCAGCAGTGGGAGTACATCGCAGAGAATCCGGCAGACACTGACCGGGCGAAAGACGAAATGCCTGACCGCCCCACGACGGATTCTGGGCAACAACAGTTCTGGTCACAACAGCAGCGTGAGGCTATTGTCTCGTACGTCGACGAGCGAGCACACGACGCCATTGATGCGGATCCCCGGAGTCGAGAGGCACTCACAGCTGCCCGTGACCGGGCGCTTGTCTACGTTCTCGGATTTTCAGGTGTCCGTGGCGCTGAGATTCTGGCTGCCAGTCGCGATGACCGACGGACAGGGATTACGTGGGCAGACATCGATACTGATCAGGAAATCCTGACGGTACTTGGAAAGAGCCAGAAAGTCGAGAAGGCACCGTTAACTGACCGTCCTGTCGGGGCTCTCAGGCGCTGGCAGAAGCTCTTAGCCCCGCCTGCCGATACGTGGCCCGTGTTCCCTTCGTTCCATCTCGCCTCACTCCGAGAGGCCGCACGGAGCCAGCTCCAGAACCGGGGAGTCGATCCTGGCACAATTGACACAGTTACCAGCTTCAGCACAGCTGAACTCGTCGATGCCTTCCGAGAACGAGAGCTTACGCCACCGGCGCTAACCACTGAGGGCGGTCGGTACACGCTCAAGAAGCTCTCTCAAGAAGCTGCTGTGGACTGTTCAGCCGATTCAAAGGACTATCTGACGCTCCATGGCGCCCGCCGCGGTGTTGGGGAAGCATACTACGACGAGGCAGGATTCAGTGACGCACAACGCGTCCTTCGACATGAAGATCCGTCGACAACATCGAAAATGTACGCTCACAAGGAAGCCAGCGAACTATCTGACGTCGGCAGCGAGATCTTCTCATCAGAAGAGTAG
- the hcsS gene encoding halo-CC-star protein HcsS, producing MLLSASDDEVLTAAEALGEDLDVAQSEVTADEFESLLIECNEAINDGIGLEYGEVCGAGSDCC from the coding sequence GTGCTGTTGAGCGCCTCCGACGATGAAGTTCTGACCGCCGCTGAAGCGCTCGGTGAAGACCTCGATGTGGCACAATCGGAGGTAACGGCTGACGAGTTCGAGTCGCTGCTGATCGAGTGCAACGAAGCGATCAACGACGGAATTGGTCTCGAGTACGGTGAGGTCTGCGGCGCTGGAAGCGACTGCTGCTAA
- the hcsL gene encoding halo-CC-star protein HcsL has translation MSEAVSETTAVEESLQTFIETLRDSATYQQFVDANEQLEADEESKSLLEAYQEKQQELQADEFDSSIMSELQELQSEVSSNDTIQQHRAAQEELAALLEETNDVISEQIRQEFAQSLGGGCC, from the coding sequence GTGAGCGAAGCCGTGTCGGAAACGACAGCCGTCGAGGAGTCACTTCAGACGTTCATCGAGACGCTCCGTGACTCAGCGACCTATCAACAGTTCGTGGACGCGAACGAACAACTCGAGGCCGACGAGGAGTCAAAGTCCCTACTCGAAGCGTACCAAGAAAAACAGCAGGAGTTACAGGCGGACGAGTTCGATTCGTCGATTATGAGCGAATTACAGGAGCTACAATCCGAGGTCTCAAGCAACGACACCATCCAACAGCACCGAGCAGCACAAGAGGAACTCGCCGCCCTCCTTGAGGAGACGAACGACGTCATCAGCGAACAAATCAGGCAGGAGTTCGCGCAGTCTCTTGGGGGTGGGTGCTGTTGA